A stretch of the Perca flavescens isolate YP-PL-M2 chromosome 10, PFLA_1.0, whole genome shotgun sequence genome encodes the following:
- the LOC114562856 gene encoding integral membrane protein 2A, whose translation MVKIAFNSALAQKALGKEVPAAEKDPELASATAGSEGSTGRCLLTLLGIAFILSGLIVGGACLYRYFTPKRLYHGAMQFSDVSTGAGGESQPYYLPRVEEEVEISDSMAVISIPPPRFRPGDPAYILHDFNKKLTAYLDLTLRTCFVIPLNTSVVLPPQDLIDLFSQLMSGSYRSYLVHEDLVVTERIDDVKPLGFYIRRLCDGKETYRMQRRSSLPGGGIQKRSADECFTVRHFENKFVTETRICKA comes from the exons ATGGTGAAGATTGCTTTTAACTCGGCCCTGGCGCAGAAGGCGCTGGGCAAAGAGGTGCCAGCCGCTGAGAAG GATCCTGAGCTGGCCTCTGCTACAGCGGGCAGCGAGGGCTCCACAGGTCGCTGTCTGCTCACCCTGCTGGGCATCGCCTTCATCCTCAGCGGGCTCATCGTTGGAGGAGCCTGTCTCTATCGATATTTCACCCCAAAG AGGCTGTATCACGGTGCGATGCAGTTCAGTGACGTGTCGACCGGAGCTGGTGGAGAGAGCCAGCCGTACTACCTGCCacgggtggaggaggaggtggagatctCTGACAGCATGGCCGTCATCAGCATCCCACCTCCCCGCTTCAGACCCGGGGACCCTGCCTACATCCTCCATGACTTCAACAAG aaGCTGACGGCGTATCTGGACCTGACTCTGAGGACCTGCTTTGTGATTCCTCTGAACACCTCTGTGGTGCTCCCCCCTCAGGACCTCATCGACCTCTTCTCCCAGCTGATG TCCGGCTCTTACCGCAGCTACTTGGTGCACGAGGACCTGGTGGTGACGGAGCGTATCGATGACGTCAAGCCTCTGGGCTTCTACATCCGCCGGCTGTGTGACGGAAAGGAAACTTACAGAATGCAACGCCGCTCCAGcctgccag gTGGGGGCATCCAGAAGCGCTCTGCGGACGAATGTTTCACCGTCCGCCACTTTGAGAACAAGTTTGTGACGGAGACCAGGATCTGCAAGGCTTGA
- the gpr174 gene encoding probable G-protein coupled receptor 174 produces MNFSNNSCTSSEDLKTYQHYVYAVVYSVILAPGLLGNVLAIWVFKVYIRETKKAVVFMMNLAVADLLQVLSLPLRIYYYLNNVWPFGHALCMFCFYLKYVNMYASIYFLVCVSVRRCELIMRPLTYNSSRRKGDMLVCALGWLFVCLCCLPFPLLRNDTSEASGPASVCFSELPMRTVSIPAAWALLILAELIGFIIPLILVLACTCLTAGSLREPTAGAIPDRGEKRRALRMVLSCAVVFLVCFAPYHVTMPLDFLVKSKALSCTLSNLILRFHPVTLCLASLNCSLDPLMYYFTTDEFRRRLSKPEIPESMTFSRRLSCITGGEDTEKD; encoded by the exons ATGAACTTTTCCAACAACAGCTGTACAAGCAGTGAAGATCTCAAGACGTACCAACACTATGTGTATGCGGTAGTGTACAGTGTGATCCTagcaccgggcctgctgggtaATGTGCTGGCGATCTGGGTGTTCAAGGTTTATATCAGAGAAACCAAGAAGGCCGTGGTGTTCATGATGAACCTGGCTGTGGCCGACTTGCTGCAG gtgctctctctgcctctgcggATCTACTATTACCTGAACAACGTCTGGCCCTTCGGTCATGCTCTCTGCATGTTCTGCTTCTACCTGAAGTACGTCAACATGTACGCTTCCATTTACTTCCTGGTATGTGTCAGCGTGCGTCGCTGTGAGCTCATCATGCGCCCGCTGACGTACAACTCGTCCCGGCGTAAAGGGGACATGCTTGTGTGTGCCCTCGGCTGGCTGTTTGTCTGCCTGTGCTGCCTGCCCTTCCCTCTGCTGAGGAACGACACCTCAGAGGCCAGCGGACCGGCCTCGGTGTGTTTCTCAGAGCTGCCCATGAGGACCGTCAGTATCCCAGCAGCCTGGGCTCTCCTGATCCTAGCCGAGCTGATTGGCTTCATCATCCCCCTTATCCTGGTGTTAGCCTGCACCTGTCTGACTGCCGGGAGCCTTCGGGAGCCCACAGCGGGGGCAATTCCTGACCGAGGGGAGAAGCGGCGGGCGTTAAGGATGGTGCTAAGCTGCGCTGTGGTCTTCCTAGTGTGCTTTGCTCCTTACCATGTCACCATGCCCCTGGACTTCCTGGTTAAATCCAAAGCCTTGAGCTGCACCCTCAGTAACCTGATTCTGCGATTTCACCCTGTTACACTCTGCCTGGCCAGCCTGAACTGCAGCCTGGACCCCCTCATGTACTATTTCACCACTGATGAATTCAGGAGGCGCCTGAGCAAGCCAGAGATACCGGAGAGCATGACTTTCAGCAGGCGCCTGTCCTGTATAACGGGAGGAGAGGACACAGAGAAGGACTAG